A single genomic interval of Oryza sativa Japonica Group chromosome 7, ASM3414082v1 harbors:
- the LOC4343319 gene encoding anthocyanidin 3-O-glucosyltransferase 6, protein MIGHYLCLLALLQYSLPEQCITLSSVVVVPLINLAKAMAMASANVLLLPEAGSGHLMSLIEAGKRLLAHGGRGDGEGPAVTVTVLVVRPATSESAAEVDAHVGRVEASGLGVRFHRLPAVEPPPMGCAAGNVQEFKSRYMQLQAPHVRAAAAELGAAALVVDFFATGVLDAAREAGVPTYVYFTSTAALLALMLRLPALEEEVPVDFEEFDGTVDVPGLPPVPAGSLPAFMGRKESPNFKWFLYHGRRFMDADGIIINTVAELEPALLAAIADGRCVPGRTAPPLYPIGPVLDLEDKPSSNARCVRWLDAQPPASVLFLCFGSMGWFDAAKAREVAAGLERSGHRFLWALRGPPAAGTVHPTDASLDELLPEWFLERTKGRGLVWPTWAPQKEILAHAAIGSFVTHCGWNSTLESLWHGVPLVPWPLYAEQRLNAFELVRDMGVAVPLGVDGKRRDSFVEAAELERAVRSLMDDASEVGRKVREKAAEMKAVCRNAVAPGGGSSYAALQRLLGAIRGGFSTMTQ, encoded by the coding sequence ATGATCGGACACTATCTTTGCCTGCTTGCTTTGCTACAATACAGCCTGCCTGAGCAGTGTATCACACTGTCGTCTGTCGTCGTCGTGCCGCTGATCAATTTGGCCAAAGCAATGGCGATGGCGAGCGCGaacgtcctcctcctccccgaggCCGGCTCCGGCCACCTCATGTCGCTGATCGAGGCCGGCAAGCGGCTGCTCGCTCACGGCGgccggggcgacggcgagggcccCGCGGTGACCGTCACCGTGCTGGTCGTCCGCCCGGCGACGTCCGAGTCGGCCGCCGAGGTCGACGCGCACGTCGGGCGCGTCGAGGCATCCGGGCTCGGCGTCCGGTTCCaccgcctccccgccgtcgagccgccgccgatggGCTGCGCCGCCGGCAACGTGCAGGAGTTCAAGTCGCGGTACATGCAGCTGCAGGCGCCCCACGTgagggctgcggcggcggagctgggcGCCGCGGCGCTCGTCGTCGACTTCTTCGCCACCGGCGTGCTCGACGCGGCCCGCGAGGCCGGCGTCCCGACGTACGTGTACTTCACGTCCACCGCCGCGTTGCTCGCGCTGATGCTGCGGCTGCcggcgctggaggaggaggtccCCGTCGACTTCGAGGAGTTCGACGGCACGGTCGACGTCCCCGGGTTGCCGCCGGTGCCCGCTGGTTCCCTTCCCGCGTTCATGGGACGCAAGGAGAGCCCGAACTTCAAGTGGTTCCTCTACCACGGCCGCCGCTTCATGGACGCCGACGGCATCATCATCAACACAGTGGCCGAGCTTGAGCCGGCCCTCCTCGCCGCGATCGCCGACGGCCGTTGCGTGCCGGGACGAACGGCGCCGCCGCTGTACCCGATCGGCCCGGTGCTCGACCTCGAGGACAAGCCGTCGTCGAACGCTCGCTGCGTCCGGTGGCTCGACGCGCAGCCGCCGGCGTCGGTGCTGTTCCTCTGCTTCGGGAGCATGGGCTGGTTCGACGCCGCGAAGGCGCGCGAGGTCGCCGCGGGGCTCGAGCGCAGCGGCCACCGCTTCCTGTGGGCGCTGCgtggcccgcccgccgccggcacggTGCACCCGACGGACGCGAGCCTCGACGAGCTCCTCccggagtggttcctggagagGACCAAGGGGAGGGGGCTCGTGTGGCCGACGTGGGCGCCGCAGAAGGAGATCCTCGCCCACGCCGCCATCGGCAGCTTCGTGacgcactgcgggtggaactcgacgCTGGAGAGCCTGTGGCACGGCGTGCCGCTGGTGCCGTGGCCGCTGTACGCGGAGCAGCGCCTGAACGCGTTCGAGCTGGTGCGCGACATGGGCGTGGCCGTGCCGCTCGGGGTGGACGGGAAGCGGCGGGACAGCttcgtggaggcggcggagctggagcgCGCGGTGAGGTCGCTGATGGACGACGCGTCGGAGGTGGGGAGGAAGGTgagggagaaggcggcggagaTGAAGGCCGTGTGCCGGAACGCCGTGGCGCCGGGCGGCGGCTCGTCGTACGCCGCGTTGCAGAGGCTGCTCGGGGCAATTCGCGGCGGCTTCTCGACTATGACCCAGTGA